In a genomic window of Agarivorans albus:
- the groL gene encoding chaperonin GroEL (60 kDa chaperone family; promotes refolding of misfolded polypeptides especially under stressful conditions; forms two stacked rings of heptamers to form a barrel-shaped 14mer; ends can be capped by GroES; misfolded proteins enter the barrel where they are refolded when GroES binds), whose protein sequence is MAAKDVIFGNDSRSKMLAGVNVLADAVKVTLGPKGRNVVLDKSFGAPTITKDGVSVAKEIELEDKFENMGAQMVKEVASQANDAAGDGTTTATVLAQAIVNEGLKAVAAGMNPMDLKRGIDKAVVAAVEELKGLSAPCADTKAIAQVGTISANSDTTVGNIIAEAMEKVGKEGVITVEEGQALTDELDVVEGMQFDRGYLSPYFITNQENGTVELDNPFILLADKKISNIRELLPLLEALAKAGKPLLIIAEDLEGEALATLVVNNMRGIVKVSAVKAPGFGDRRKAMLQDIAILTNGTVISEEVGLELEKATLEDLGSAKRVVISKDNTTIIDGVGEEAAIQGRVSQIRQQIEDTSSDYDKEKLQERVAKLAGGVAVIKVGAATEVEMKEKKDRVEDALHATRAAVEEGVVAGGGVALVRAAAKVAGLEGDNEDQNVGIRLALRAMEAPLRQIVTNAGDEASVVANKVKEGEASFGYNAGTSVYGDMLEMGILDPTKVTRSALQFAGSVAGLMITTECMITDKPEDKAAGGAPDMGGMGGMGGMGGMGGMM, encoded by the coding sequence ATGGCAGCTAAAGACGTAATTTTTGGAAATGATTCTCGCAGCAAAATGCTAGCGGGTGTAAACGTACTAGCAGACGCAGTTAAAGTTACATTAGGTCCTAAAGGCCGTAACGTAGTGCTAGACAAATCTTTTGGCGCACCAACCATCACTAAAGATGGTGTTTCGGTAGCTAAAGAAATCGAACTAGAAGACAAGTTCGAAAACATGGGCGCACAAATGGTGAAAGAAGTTGCTTCTCAAGCCAACGATGCTGCCGGTGACGGTACCACTACTGCTACAGTATTGGCTCAAGCCATTGTAAACGAAGGCCTAAAAGCCGTTGCAGCTGGCATGAACCCAATGGATCTTAAGCGCGGCATCGACAAAGCAGTTGTAGCTGCTGTAGAAGAGCTTAAAGGTTTGTCTGCTCCTTGTGCAGATACTAAAGCGATTGCCCAAGTAGGTACTATCTCTGCTAACTCTGATACTACTGTTGGTAACATCATTGCTGAAGCAATGGAAAAAGTAGGTAAAGAAGGCGTAATTACTGTTGAAGAAGGCCAAGCGCTAACTGATGAGTTAGACGTAGTTGAAGGTATGCAGTTTGACCGTGGTTACCTATCTCCTTACTTCATCACCAACCAAGAAAACGGCACTGTTGAACTAGACAACCCGTTCATTCTATTGGCTGATAAAAAAATCTCTAACATTCGCGAATTGCTTCCTCTATTAGAAGCACTCGCTAAAGCGGGTAAGCCATTGCTTATCATTGCTGAAGATCTAGAAGGCGAAGCGCTAGCTACTTTGGTAGTTAACAACATGCGCGGAATTGTTAAAGTATCTGCTGTTAAAGCTCCAGGTTTTGGCGACCGTCGTAAAGCCATGCTTCAAGACATCGCTATTCTAACTAACGGTACTGTTATCTCTGAAGAAGTTGGCCTAGAGCTAGAAAAAGCTACTTTAGAAGATTTAGGTAGCGCGAAGCGTGTAGTTATCTCTAAAGACAACACAACTATCATTGATGGTGTTGGTGAAGAAGCTGCTATTCAAGGCCGTGTTTCTCAAATTCGTCAGCAAATCGAAGATACTTCTTCAGACTACGACAAAGAAAAACTTCAAGAGCGTGTAGCTAAACTAGCTGGCGGTGTAGCAGTAATTAAAGTTGGTGCTGCCACTGAAGTTGAAATGAAAGAGAAGAAAGACCGCGTAGAAGATGCTCTTCACGCTACTCGCGCAGCAGTAGAAGAAGGTGTTGTAGCGGGCGGTGGTGTTGCACTAGTTCGCGCTGCAGCTAAAGTTGCTGGCCTAGAAGGTGACAACGAAGACCAAAACGTAGGTATTCGCTTAGCACTTCGCGCTATGGAAGCTCCACTTCGTCAAATCGTAACTAACGCAGGTGACGAAGCGTCTGTAGTAGCTAACAAAGTGAAAGAAGGCGAAGCTAGCTTTGGTTACAACGCTGGAACTAGCGTATACGGTGACATGCTTGAGATGGGTATTCTTGACCCAACTAAAGTAACCCGTTCTGCACTACAGTTTGCTGGCTCTGTTGCTGGTTTGATGATCACTACCGAATGTATGATCACCGATAAGCCAGAAGACAAAGCTGCTGGTGGCGCTCCAGATATGGGCGGCATGGGCGGCATGGGTGGTATGGGTGGCATGGGCGGCATGATGTAA
- a CDS encoding putative bifunctional diguanylate cyclase/phosphodiesterase, with product MNWLTQLPQKYKKFLISLVVSLFVVSAVISIYQLRQIIQLLESPKSSTSWSVVQLQMEHRRFINALQLYRLGGVKHSDLMLRYDILWSRFPVLLEGQENAGFHNIKSARQLVRELFQEVQRIEPLLQALPPSHEKFVQVIERLNMYSAPINTLVNKEFQRNSEFDKKTDFKLLQLQLILSFAIGALLISGSILIVMIVRENHINRYLANHDVLTGLPNRAGLREFIASLENNRRDYAIMVLDLNGFKGINDSYGHEYGDRILNVVAQRLNGQMRHCDYAVRLGGDEFAIVQTRVRSSEDCSGFAQRLINVIEKPMSLEDRECFVGTSIGISTALDSQDDWLTILGQADTAMYQAKQESRCSSWQFFEGQMQLAKEREQHLLSQFRDALENQHLSLFYQPILDLANDKVVGAEVQARWEHPVYGWVEQAELVDIAHACGCVVALESWVLRASTQQLKRWQHGLNTNLQLAVSISSSTLHNDLLVLVNKVLIESRILPHRLIINIIDSDQQMLLDCVDAIRELRRIGVSLSLDNFGSAECPLELLNHLPVQYLRGAKSLMSDLLNASDKQPMLIATVMFANRLGVKLVVDGVENQQHLEQLKEITKEVLVLGAAVAAWAPAEEFSPYLRAFAESPSE from the coding sequence ATGAATTGGCTTACCCAGCTTCCGCAAAAATATAAGAAGTTCTTAATTTCCTTAGTGGTATCGCTGTTTGTAGTTAGTGCGGTCATCAGTATTTATCAATTAAGACAAATTATTCAGCTACTTGAGTCGCCTAAGTCGTCGACGTCTTGGTCTGTGGTTCAGTTGCAAATGGAGCATCGCCGCTTTATTAATGCGCTGCAACTTTACCGACTTGGTGGCGTAAAGCATTCTGATTTAATGCTGCGTTATGACATTTTGTGGAGCCGTTTTCCGGTGCTGTTAGAAGGCCAAGAAAACGCCGGTTTTCACAATATAAAGTCTGCCAGACAACTGGTTAGAGAGCTGTTTCAAGAGGTTCAGCGCATCGAGCCTCTGCTACAAGCCTTACCGCCTAGTCACGAGAAGTTTGTACAGGTGATTGAACGGCTGAACATGTATTCTGCCCCTATCAATACCTTGGTGAATAAAGAGTTTCAGCGAAACAGCGAGTTTGATAAGAAAACTGACTTTAAGTTATTACAACTGCAGCTGATTTTGTCTTTTGCCATTGGTGCGCTGTTAATTAGCGGCTCCATTTTAATTGTGATGATAGTGCGCGAGAATCATATTAATCGCTATCTTGCAAATCACGATGTTCTCACCGGCTTACCTAACCGGGCCGGTTTACGAGAATTTATTGCGAGCCTAGAGAACAATCGCCGAGATTACGCGATTATGGTGCTAGACCTTAACGGCTTTAAAGGCATTAACGATAGTTATGGTCACGAGTATGGCGACCGCATCTTAAATGTGGTGGCGCAGCGTTTAAACGGGCAAATGCGCCATTGTGATTACGCGGTGCGTTTAGGTGGTGATGAGTTCGCCATTGTACAAACACGCGTGCGTTCAAGTGAAGACTGCTCTGGCTTTGCGCAGCGTTTAATTAACGTGATAGAAAAACCAATGTCTTTGGAAGACCGAGAATGCTTTGTAGGCACCAGCATTGGTATTAGCACCGCCTTAGACAGCCAGGATGACTGGCTCACTATATTGGGCCAAGCAGATACCGCCATGTATCAGGCTAAGCAAGAGTCACGTTGCAGCTCTTGGCAGTTTTTCGAAGGGCAAATGCAATTGGCCAAAGAGCGAGAGCAGCATTTACTTAGCCAGTTTCGTGATGCTCTAGAAAACCAGCATTTGAGCTTGTTTTATCAACCTATTTTGGACTTAGCGAATGACAAAGTAGTGGGTGCCGAGGTGCAAGCGCGCTGGGAGCATCCGGTTTATGGCTGGGTAGAGCAGGCCGAATTGGTGGACATTGCCCACGCTTGTGGCTGTGTAGTGGCGTTAGAATCTTGGGTACTTCGTGCATCTACTCAGCAACTTAAGCGTTGGCAGCATGGCTTAAATACCAACTTGCAATTGGCGGTGTCGATTTCTTCATCAACTTTACACAACGATTTATTAGTACTGGTGAACAAAGTATTAATTGAGAGCCGAATATTGCCGCATCGCTTAATCATTAACATTATCGATAGTGACCAACAAATGCTGTTAGATTGTGTGGATGCGATTCGAGAGTTACGCCGCATTGGAGTGAGTTTATCACTGGATAATTTTGGTAGTGCAGAATGTCCCTTGGAATTGCTTAATCACCTGCCAGTACAGTACTTGCGCGGTGCTAAATCCTTAATGTCGGATCTGCTCAATGCCAGCGACAAACAGCCTATGTTGATCGCCACGGTGATGTTTGCCAATCGCTTGGGAGTGAAATTAGTGGTAGATGGCGTAGAGAATCAACAGCATTTAGAGCAGCTTAAAGAGATTACAAAAGAAGTGTTGGTATTGGGAGCGGCTGTCGCTGCTTGGGCGCCAGCCGAAGAGTTCTCCCCCTACCTGAGAGCATTTGCAGAAAGCCCTAGCGAGTAA
- the priC gene encoding primosomal replication protein PriC — MDKTKLIEQIQENLKDIYHKAIDADTVIQQQQEQGKAKYTELFKDSLFKAKDRQFLPYVEELASDLVLLQESQDDEHFVTQLKVMVAKLEQIHGLLANFKQLTR, encoded by the coding sequence ATGGATAAAACCAAGCTCATTGAGCAAATTCAAGAAAACCTCAAAGACATCTACCACAAGGCCATTGATGCCGACACGGTGATTCAGCAGCAACAAGAGCAAGGCAAAGCCAAGTATACCGAGTTGTTTAAAGACAGTTTATTTAAGGCCAAAGATCGTCAGTTTTTGCCCTATGTGGAAGAGTTAGCAAGTGATTTGGTGCTACTACAAGAAAGCCAAGACGATGAGCACTTTGTGACTCAACTAAAAGTAATGGTTGCCAAACTAGAGCAAATCCACGGCTTACTGGCCAACTTTAAACAGCTTACTCGCTAG
- the epmB gene encoding EF-P beta-lysylation protein EpmB → MLRIIPRNDAAVQGNWQKELANAITDPKDLLQFLQLDPENFQSDIAARKLFPMRVPLSFAKRMQKANPNDPLLLQVLPQHAEFIEVAGFNEDPLEEHQAAVPGLLHKYKSRVLFIVRGGCAVNCRYCFRRHFPYQDNSPNKQGWQQALNYIAQDQAINEVIFSGGDPLMANDQQLAWLIEQLEQIPHLKRLRIHTRLPVVIPSRITIELTQLLAQTRLQTIVVSHINHPNEINQELSSAFAKLHEAGITLLNQGVLLKDINDDASILAQLSEALFSANILPYYLFLLDKVAGAAHYDIDEQSAVTIMQDLYQRLPGFLVPRLAREQAGKRSKTPIDIGLS, encoded by the coding sequence ATGTTGCGAATAATACCGCGAAACGACGCTGCTGTGCAGGGTAATTGGCAAAAAGAGCTGGCAAACGCCATCACAGATCCCAAAGATCTGCTGCAATTTTTGCAATTAGACCCGGAAAACTTCCAATCAGACATTGCAGCCCGCAAATTATTCCCAATGCGTGTGCCTTTAAGCTTTGCCAAACGCATGCAAAAAGCCAATCCTAATGACCCACTGCTACTGCAAGTTTTGCCTCAGCACGCTGAGTTTATTGAAGTAGCAGGCTTTAACGAAGATCCCTTAGAAGAGCACCAAGCCGCTGTACCCGGTTTACTGCATAAATATAAAAGCCGAGTATTATTTATTGTACGTGGTGGTTGTGCGGTTAACTGTAGATATTGTTTTCGTCGCCACTTTCCTTATCAAGATAACAGCCCAAACAAACAGGGTTGGCAACAAGCGCTAAATTATATCGCACAAGATCAAGCAATTAATGAAGTAATTTTTAGTGGTGGCGACCCACTAATGGCTAACGACCAACAGCTTGCTTGGTTAATAGAACAACTAGAACAAATTCCCCACTTAAAGCGGCTGCGTATTCACACTCGATTACCAGTGGTTATTCCAAGCAGAATTACTATCGAGCTGACTCAGCTACTGGCACAAACTCGTTTGCAAACCATTGTGGTAAGCCACATCAATCACCCCAACGAGATAAACCAAGAGCTAAGCAGCGCCTTTGCCAAATTACATGAAGCAGGCATTACTTTGCTTAACCAAGGAGTGCTGTTAAAGGATATAAACGATGATGCCAGCATTCTAGCGCAATTAAGTGAGGCCTTATTCTCGGCTAATATTTTGCCTTACTATTTATTTTTGCTCGACAAAGTTGCCGGTGCAGCCCATTACGATATTGACGAGCAAAGCGCAGTAACGATAATGCAGGACTTATATCAACGCTTACCTGGCTTCTTAGTTCCTCGCTTAGCCCGCGAGCAAGCAGGCAAACGCAGTAAAACACCCATAGATATTGGCTTGAGCTAA
- the efp gene encoding elongation factor P, whose protein sequence is MASYSTSEFKGGLKIMLDGEPYAILENEFVKPGKGQAFNRVKLRRLLTGKVLEKTFKSGESVEAADVMDYELAYLYNDGEFYHFMNNDTFEQIAADEKAVGDTAKWLVEQDVCVITTWNENPIAVMPPNFVELEVTETDPGLKGDTAGTGGKPATLSTGAVVRVPLFIQIGEVVKVDTRSAEYVGRVK, encoded by the coding sequence ATGGCGTCATATAGTACCAGTGAATTCAAAGGCGGGCTAAAAATTATGCTCGACGGCGAACCATACGCAATTCTAGAAAACGAATTTGTAAAACCAGGCAAAGGCCAAGCATTTAACCGCGTTAAGTTACGCCGTTTATTAACCGGTAAAGTATTAGAAAAAACCTTTAAGTCGGGCGAATCTGTAGAAGCTGCCGACGTAATGGATTACGAATTAGCCTATTTATACAACGATGGCGAGTTCTACCATTTCATGAACAACGATACTTTTGAGCAAATTGCCGCTGACGAAAAAGCAGTGGGCGATACGGCCAAGTGGTTAGTTGAGCAAGACGTATGTGTTATTACCACTTGGAACGAAAATCCAATTGCTGTAATGCCACCTAACTTTGTAGAGTTAGAAGTGACAGAAACAGACCCTGGCCTTAAGGGTGATACTGCCGGTACTGGTGGTAAACCCGCAACTCTAAGCACTGGCGCGGTTGTGCGTGTGCCATTGTTTATTCAGATTGGTGAAGTGGTTAAGGTTGACACTCGCAGCGCCGAATATGTAGGCCGTGTAAAGTAA